One Ignavibacterium sp. DNA segment encodes these proteins:
- a CDS encoding tetratricopeptide repeat protein produces MLKRILITLGLLLFCSNNYLAQNQKKIEQPSLFEVKEDSQKVNILNDVASRFIGQNLDSAFLFAKQALDLSQKISYLKGIMDAYITMGIYYDLKNDTTKALAYFKNSLELAKENNYPNEIGNAYYYLATHYNLRQQHLIAASYYDKAPKYFEEAKNFKMKGNALLLYGSAAYYANKILLSTDATKEAIKIFTELKDSLAISNALINLAITYIAIKEYNKANQYLFEAWDYLKNVNNDVTKWIISYDIANNYEQEKDYSNALRYYQQALYYAKKTKNKSYLGSSYTGLASVYYYTKNYDAALKNIETALTYREERSEFLFSAVATTVAARIYSHFNRLDEAIKYANLCLEIASKPENVLFRVEAYEVLSDIYEKKGNYPKSLEYYKIFKAANDSIYNKSVVTQLSEFQTMYETEKKVHQNAILKKQKELTEETVKRQYLFIYFISGGLVLLVAVVLLLIYLYSNKKKTNKILIQQKQEIEKLADKLTELNATKDKFFSIIAHDLKNPFHTLISLSSIFLDQEIDIPEDTKKEFLVKIAQTTRSTYELLENLLQWSRTQTGKIQFVPETINLFEIVETNISLLNNLAEDKHITLDVFVDHNIKVIADRNMLVTVYRNLMGNAIKFSYQNSKVIVRAEELNEYIVMSVKDYGIGIEDKNKSKMFNLGKTPVSVGTKDEKGTGLGLILCKEFIDMQKGKIWFESVPNEGTTFFITIPKYNCN; encoded by the coding sequence TTGTTAAAAAGAATTTTAATAACATTAGGTTTACTTTTATTTTGTTCAAATAATTATTTAGCACAAAATCAAAAAAAAATTGAACAGCCATCATTATTTGAAGTAAAAGAAGATAGTCAAAAAGTTAACATCTTAAACGATGTAGCAAGTAGATTTATCGGTCAAAACCTAGATTCTGCTTTTTTATTTGCTAAACAAGCCTTAGACCTATCTCAAAAAATAAGCTATTTGAAAGGTATCATGGATGCTTATATAACAATGGGCATATACTATGATTTAAAAAACGATACAACAAAAGCTTTAGCATATTTTAAAAATTCACTTGAACTGGCAAAAGAGAATAATTATCCAAATGAAATTGGAAATGCATATTACTATTTGGCTACACACTATAATCTCAGGCAGCAGCATCTTATAGCAGCTTCGTACTACGATAAGGCACCCAAATATTTTGAGGAAGCAAAAAACTTTAAAATGAAAGGCAATGCTTTGCTTCTTTATGGATCTGCTGCTTATTATGCAAATAAGATTCTGCTTTCAACAGATGCAACAAAAGAGGCTATAAAAATTTTCACAGAATTAAAAGACTCACTTGCCATATCAAATGCCTTAATTAACCTTGCAATAACTTACATTGCCATAAAAGAATACAACAAAGCTAATCAATACTTATTTGAAGCATGGGATTATCTAAAGAATGTTAACAACGATGTTACAAAATGGATTATATCGTATGATATTGCTAATAATTATGAACAAGAAAAAGATTACTCAAATGCTTTACGATACTATCAGCAAGCATTATACTATGCTAAAAAAACAAAGAATAAGTCATATCTTGGCAGCAGTTATACTGGCTTAGCAAGTGTATATTATTATACCAAGAATTATGATGCAGCATTAAAAAATATAGAAACAGCTCTTACTTATAGAGAAGAAAGAAGTGAGTTCTTATTCTCTGCTGTAGCTACTACTGTTGCGGCACGAATTTACTCTCATTTTAACAGATTGGATGAGGCAATAAAATATGCAAATCTTTGCTTGGAGATTGCTAGTAAACCTGAGAATGTTCTGTTCAGAGTAGAGGCTTATGAAGTTCTTTCTGATATTTACGAAAAGAAGGGTAACTATCCAAAAAGTTTAGAATATTACAAAATATTTAAAGCCGCAAACGACAGCATTTATAATAAATCGGTTGTTACTCAACTTTCTGAGTTCCAGACAATGTATGAAACTGAAAAGAAAGTTCACCAAAACGCAATACTTAAAAAGCAGAAAGAACTGACAGAGGAAACAGTTAAACGCCAGTATTTGTTTATTTATTTTATTAGTGGCGGGTTAGTGTTGTTAGTAGCTGTTGTGTTGCTGTTGATTTATTTGTACTCAAATAAAAAGAAAACAAATAAAATCCTAATCCAGCAAAAACAGGAAATAGAAAAATTAGCTGATAAACTAACAGAATTAAATGCAACAAAAGATAAATTCTTTTCGATTATCGCTCACGATTTGAAAAATCCTTTTCACACTTTAATTTCACTAAGCTCTATTTTTTTGGATCAGGAAATTGATATACCTGAGGATACTAAAAAAGAGTTTTTAGTTAAAATAGCTCAGACTACAAGAAGCACTTATGAACTTCTCGAAAATTTATTACAATGGTCACGAACTCAAACTGGAAAAATTCAATTTGTCCCTGAGACGATAAATTTGTTTGAAATAGTTGAAACGAATATATCTTTACTGAATAACCTGGCTGAAGATAAGCATATTACTCTTGATGTTTTCGTTGATCATAATATAAAAGTAATTGCAGACAGGAATATGTTAGTTACAGTTTACAGAAATTTAATGGGGAATGCTATCAAATTTTCTTACCAAAATAGTAAAGTAATTGTCAGAGCAGAGGAACTTAATGAATATATTGTAATGAGTGTGAAAGACTATGGAATCGGTATTGAAGATAAGAATAAAAGCAAGATGTTTAATTTAGGAAAAACACCAGTTTCTGTTGGAACAAAAGATGAGAAGGGTACAGGGTTAGGTTTAATACTATGTAAGGAATTTATAGATATGCAAAAAGGGAAAATTTGGTTTGAGAGTGTGCCCAATGAAGGGACAACTTTCTTCATAACTATTCCAAAGTATAATTGTAATTAA
- a CDS encoding sigma-54 dependent transcriptional regulator, with protein MNIKIYSDNEDISTINSALRQVELESVPIAYTNPKAFAAEDDTIIILQIDSLASGLLNEVFPIKRDIKNKIVVVVRNNNALLVSTIAKMGLKDIFVFPYEILKFTNYIKEIVSDGLFKTSDKETENSKWDKFSLTNIIGSSERFARTIELSKKVSEQTASNILILGETGTGKGLFARAIHNYGKNRKQPFVDIVCTAIPESLLESELFGYEAGAFTNARTRKLGLFEIADEGTLFLDEIGDMSLSLQAKLLRAIEKKVIKRLGGVTDIPINARIISATNKNIEQMVAEGSFRRDLYHRLNVVTIELPPLRDRGEDIITLSDFFISEFNKSFNKSVKKIDKELKFFFLGYPWPGNVRELKNVIERAVLLSDDGNLQLSDFSNLRNSASAVSINSDSNNQLPDNIIRLDLNFGTTDLKKLTKFYTQKVLDKVGGNKSQASKLLGISRPKLDSLISKKK; from the coding sequence GTGAACATTAAAATATATTCTGATAATGAGGATATAAGCACTATCAATTCTGCTTTGCGACAGGTTGAACTTGAAAGTGTACCTATTGCATATACTAATCCAAAAGCATTTGCTGCTGAAGATGATACCATAATAATACTTCAGATAGATTCGCTGGCTTCTGGTTTACTCAATGAAGTCTTTCCGATAAAAAGAGATATAAAAAATAAAATAGTTGTTGTTGTAAGGAACAATAACGCGCTGTTAGTAAGTACTATTGCTAAAATGGGACTTAAAGATATTTTTGTTTTCCCTTATGAGATACTAAAATTTACTAATTACATAAAAGAAATTGTATCTGATGGACTGTTTAAAACATCCGATAAAGAAACTGAAAATTCAAAGTGGGATAAATTTAGTCTTACAAACATCATAGGCAGTTCTGAAAGATTTGCCAGAACAATAGAACTGTCAAAAAAAGTGTCCGAACAAACTGCTTCTAATATTTTAATACTTGGGGAAACCGGAACAGGTAAGGGACTGTTTGCAAGAGCTATTCATAATTATGGAAAAAACAGAAAGCAGCCTTTTGTTGATATAGTTTGTACTGCTATTCCCGAAAGTTTACTGGAATCTGAATTATTCGGATATGAAGCAGGTGCATTTACAAACGCCCGAACTCGTAAACTTGGGCTGTTCGAGATTGCAGATGAAGGAACTTTGTTCCTTGATGAAATTGGAGATATGAGTTTAAGTCTTCAGGCAAAACTTCTTAGAGCAATTGAAAAGAAAGTAATTAAAAGATTGGGAGGAGTTACTGATATACCAATTAATGCCCGGATTATTTCTGCCACAAATAAGAATATTGAGCAAATGGTTGCTGAAGGTTCTTTCAGAAGAGATTTGTATCATAGATTAAATGTAGTTACAATTGAATTACCACCTTTGAGAGACAGAGGTGAAGATATTATAACATTATCAGATTTCTTTATTTCAGAATTCAATAAAAGTTTTAATAAATCTGTAAAAAAGATAGATAAAGAACTCAAATTCTTTTTTCTCGGATATCCTTGGCCCGGGAATGTAAGAGAATTAAAAAACGTTATTGAGCGAGCTGTTCTTTTATCAGACGATGGAAATTTACAATTAAGTGACTTTTCAAATTTAAGAAATTCTGCCTCCGCTGTATCAATTAACTCGGATTCTAATAATCAACTGCCGGATAATATAATCAGATTAGATTTAAACTTTGGAACAACAGATTTAAAGAAGCTAACAAAATTCTATACTCAGAAAGTCTTAGATAAAGTGGGCGGAAATAAATCACAGGCATCAAAATTATTAGGCATTTCAAGACCAAAACTCGATTCTTTAATCTCTAAAAAGAAATAA
- a CDS encoding NUDIX domain-containing protein: MQGAGIILLNNDNNVLMILRDDKADIPFPNMWDIPGGKVEQNESPEFTVRREMFEELGIADLGDIDLFKIYTSNNLTDFIFWKRIDLNPVEINLREGQRIEYFDLSRIRSTKLAFGYNNVLEDFFLMLSENE; encoded by the coding sequence ATGCAAGGAGCAGGAATAATACTTCTTAATAACGATAATAACGTCTTAATGATATTACGTGATGATAAAGCTGATATCCCATTCCCAAATATGTGGGATATTCCAGGTGGAAAAGTTGAACAAAATGAGAGCCCTGAATTTACTGTAAGAAGAGAAATGTTTGAGGAACTTGGAATTGCTGATCTTGGTGATATAGATTTATTTAAAATATATACCTCAAATAATCTTACCGATTTTATCTTCTGGAAAAGAATTGACTTAAATCCAGTTGAAATTAATTTGAGGGAAGGACAAAGAATTGAGTATTTTGATCTGTCAAGAATTCGCAGTACAAAACTCGCTTTCGGATATAATAATGTTTTAGAGGATTTCTTTTTAATGCTTTCAGAAAATGAATAA
- a CDS encoding HAMP domain-containing sensor histidine kinase encodes MVITDFFKYVSLLYDKVRFPVQVFEQSGKIVYVNEAFTILWGYHLDELVEYSIFNDSVLKANKILDRVFEVINGKSYTTIDYFEDSLLRARDYAVPILRTNVFTIKYEDDLYIVMYHEDQTEMLLTEEEVKKARDANFEAERLKNTFLNVLSHELRTPLNIILGYSSLIKENLSDKINAEDKIYLDNLHSGSERLFKGITQMLEFAQIEAGNFSLNIETVDLVSIIQNCIPNHKKLAVEKNLDLRTNFSHKKIFVDADIQCVENALNNLISNAVKFTHQGYVEVEVNLLEEKNLAVCKVRDTGIGISTKYLDHLYQPFSQEDLNVGRNYEGNGLGLALTKRYIEKLGGSLLVDSIKGVGSTFTFTLPLNQSKYLTTFIETDQSAKSNKILMIDNSGETYQLIKAFLKNSFTLSHHTIRDFKLEYVQDSSFSHFIFDVDKNYWQQGILICKDIKRHDPFKRPIIIISSEFIEEKIKEFYQAGASKFLVKPFGKSELTNIINQTKEQ; translated from the coding sequence ATGGTTATAACAGATTTTTTTAAATATGTTAGTTTGTTGTATGACAAAGTCCGCTTTCCCGTTCAGGTATTTGAACAAAGCGGTAAGATCGTTTATGTAAATGAAGCATTTACAATTTTATGGGGCTATCATCTCGATGAATTAGTTGAATACTCAATTTTTAATGATAGTGTATTAAAGGCAAACAAAATATTAGACCGGGTATTCGAAGTTATTAATGGAAAATCATATACCACTATAGACTATTTTGAAGATTCTCTTCTTCGTGCCCGCGATTATGCTGTGCCGATTTTAAGAACAAATGTATTCACAATCAAGTATGAAGATGATCTTTATATTGTAATGTATCACGAAGATCAAACTGAAATGCTTTTAACTGAAGAAGAAGTTAAAAAAGCCCGCGATGCTAACTTTGAGGCAGAAAGATTAAAAAATACTTTTTTAAATGTTTTGTCTCACGAGTTGAGAACACCCTTAAATATTATACTCGGTTACTCATCTTTAATTAAAGAAAACCTTAGCGATAAAATTAATGCAGAAGATAAAATATATCTTGATAATCTTCACAGCGGAAGTGAAAGATTATTTAAAGGTATAACACAAATGCTGGAATTTGCACAGATTGAAGCAGGAAATTTTTCACTTAATATTGAAACAGTGGATCTCGTTAGTATAATTCAGAATTGCATCCCTAATCATAAAAAACTTGCTGTAGAAAAAAATCTGGATCTGAGAACTAATTTTTCACATAAAAAGATATTCGTTGATGCAGATATTCAATGTGTGGAAAATGCTTTGAACAATCTTATAAGTAATGCAGTTAAGTTTACACATCAGGGATATGTAGAGGTTGAGGTAAATCTTCTTGAAGAAAAGAATCTTGCTGTATGCAAAGTAAGAGATACCGGTATTGGAATTTCAACAAAATATCTGGATCATCTTTATCAGCCATTTAGCCAGGAAGATCTTAATGTAGGCAGAAATTATGAGGGCAATGGATTGGGGCTTGCACTTACAAAAAGATATATTGAGAAACTCGGCGGATCATTGCTTGTGGATAGTATCAAAGGCGTTGGTTCAACTTTTACATTTACGCTTCCGTTAAATCAGTCGAAGTATCTTACTACTTTTATTGAGACAGACCAATCAGCAAAATCAAATAAAATATTAATGATTGATAACAGTGGTGAGACTTATCAGCTTATTAAGGCATTTTTAAAAAATTCTTTTACATTGTCGCATCATACGATCAGAGATTTTAAACTCGAATATGTACAGGATAGTTCATTTAGCCATTTTATTTTTGATGTTGATAAAAATTACTGGCAGCAGGGAATCTTAATTTGTAAAGATATTAAAAGACACGATCCGTTTAAGCGACCAATTATAATTATCTCAAGCGAATTTATTGAAGAGAAGATCAAAGAGTTCTATCAAGCCGGTGCATCAAAGTTTCTTGTAAAACCCTTTGGTAAAAGTGAGCTGACAAATATTATTAACCAAACGAAAGAGCAATAA
- a CDS encoding endonuclease yields the protein MIKKILLITVIVSVNICSQVYVNPEAIVFSQVTVSTADSTSFYVINYNDYPVTVSLNNLKTIYTLSDTLLSIPSEDSIIVWIKYHPNQNVVDDDVVLITSADSTIGAAIDVTGTAKYGDIYDNATFNKFDIELKNALNSLVINHTSLGYNLARDKMFMEIDNQKVNGQGASQNTLECVYTGRKAVGYTSRTNAQSNYNFNTEHTWPQSNFGDNEPMKSDLFHLFPTDNPANSVRANFPFGKVVSNITWDSAGSKLGKNYLNQTVFEPRDVHKGDVSRSMFYFIIRYPVNYGDFFTQIQENVFREWNKLDTVGIVESNRNNAIASYQLKRNPFIDHPEFADRIYSFATNNIRPTAAALDILPFSLLFDSTLINQTTAKYIYLINTGSAVLIIDSINISDQRFYVSDPITNIDPYSVKKFAVNFSPDSIKTFFASLDVFSNTGNQQIHLTGIGKDNTVNITDKLHQPSAFMLSQNYPNPFNPSTRIQYAISSKQLVSIKVYDVLGNEVARLVNEEQTAGSYEVDFNASGISSGIYIYKFQAGSFIQAKKMILTK from the coding sequence ATGATTAAAAAAATCTTGTTGATTACTGTTATCGTTAGTGTAAACATTTGTTCTCAAGTCTATGTAAATCCTGAAGCAATTGTCTTTTCGCAAGTTACTGTTTCAACTGCAGACAGCACATCTTTTTATGTTATCAATTACAACGATTATCCTGTAACCGTCAGTTTAAACAATCTGAAAACAATCTATACTTTATCAGATACTTTATTATCAATACCTTCTGAGGATAGCATTATTGTCTGGATTAAATATCACCCGAATCAAAATGTTGTTGATGATGATGTGGTTTTGATTACAAGTGCTGACAGCACTATAGGCGCTGCTATTGATGTGACTGGCACAGCTAAATATGGTGATATTTATGATAATGCTACATTCAACAAATTTGATATTGAATTGAAAAATGCATTAAATAGTTTGGTTATAAATCATACATCATTGGGGTATAATTTAGCCCGAGATAAAATGTTTATGGAAATTGATAATCAGAAAGTTAATGGACAAGGAGCTTCTCAGAATACTCTGGAATGTGTTTATACCGGCAGAAAAGCAGTTGGTTATACCAGCAGAACAAATGCACAGAGCAATTATAACTTTAATACCGAACACACCTGGCCTCAATCAAACTTTGGGGATAACGAACCTATGAAATCTGATCTTTTTCATCTGTTCCCAACTGATAATCCTGCAAATTCAGTTCGTGCAAATTTTCCTTTTGGAAAAGTTGTTTCTAACATTACTTGGGATTCAGCTGGAAGTAAGCTTGGTAAAAACTATTTAAATCAGACTGTGTTTGAACCAAGAGATGTTCATAAAGGAGATGTCAGCAGATCAATGTTTTACTTCATTATCCGTTATCCGGTTAATTATGGAGATTTCTTTACACAGATACAAGAAAATGTTTTCAGAGAATGGAATAAACTTGATACGGTTGGTATTGTTGAATCAAATCGTAATAATGCAATTGCAAGTTATCAGCTTAAAAGAAATCCGTTTATAGATCACCCGGAATTTGCGGACAGAATATATAGCTTCGCTACAAATAATATAAGACCAACTGCTGCAGCGCTTGATATATTACCATTCTCCCTGCTCTTTGATTCAACATTGATTAATCAAACAACAGCAAAATATATATATCTGATTAATACAGGAAGCGCAGTACTGATTATTGATTCGATAAATATTTCTGATCAAAGATTTTATGTTTCTGACCCAATTACAAATATTGATCCGTACTCTGTAAAAAAGTTTGCTGTAAATTTTTCACCGGACAGCATTAAGACTTTTTTCGCATCACTTGATGTATTTTCAAATACAGGTAATCAACAAATCCATTTAACTGGAATCGGAAAAGATAATACAGTAAACATTACTGATAAACTACATCAGCCATCAGCTTTTATGTTATCACAGAATTATCCAAATCCTTTTAACCCATCTACCAGAATACAATATGCTATAAGCAGCAAACAACTTGTATCAATCAAAGTTTACGATGTTCTTGGAAACGAGGTTGCGAGATTGGTTAATGAAGAACAAACTGCCGGAAGTTATGAAGTTGATTTCAATGCTTCAGGAATATCGAGCGGAATTTACATATACAAATTTCAGGCTGGTTCCTTTATTCAAGCTAAAAAAATGATTTTAACGAAATAA
- a CDS encoding HAMP domain-containing sensor histidine kinase, which produces MKFSEFKKNIDSGLKSTLDAESGSEKTKNLEVILNILNSINRTLILDDVLELVLKNAIRLTNSERGFIVLKGNLGKLDFKLGLDSNGKELPENLFHISNSVVEDVFYNGQSRFIEGAQSDLTLESSKSILRLDLQTILCSPLISDGNKIGVIYVDSKRLHRIKEKDITNTFEILAGQAAAAIRNAQLYQSQLISNAALQEANNQLIQAERKALKAGIDSEIGQSLQGLVHLALLENESLLRLIEKLKTDIGDKRSNRESLFFDRLKLKSKVAIDSIRRIQKYAQVLMETAAMNLNKDSGDLNKTIQSVIKYISPMKKFQFVTFKTQLNNIPVCSYDSEQIQHLLVHLFTNSVNAKKDATISIQSNADEKFIYIIIDDNGPGIPDEIRKNLFQSFAPKDNSYGLFLCKNIVDRHKGQIKLLDSMIGTKLEISLPVAV; this is translated from the coding sequence ATGAAGTTTTCGGAATTTAAAAAGAATATTGATAGTGGTTTAAAATCAACTCTGGATGCCGAATCTGGATCTGAAAAAACTAAAAATCTTGAAGTAATTCTGAATATACTTAACAGTATTAATCGAACTTTAATTTTAGATGATGTTCTTGAACTTGTTCTTAAAAATGCAATCAGGTTAACTAATTCTGAAAGAGGATTTATTGTATTAAAAGGCAATTTAGGAAAACTTGATTTTAAATTAGGACTTGATTCAAATGGCAAAGAGCTTCCGGAAAATCTATTTCATATAAGCAATTCGGTTGTTGAAGATGTTTTTTATAACGGTCAATCACGTTTTATCGAAGGCGCTCAGAGTGATCTTACTCTTGAATCAAGTAAAAGCATTTTAAGATTAGACCTTCAGACAATTTTATGTTCGCCATTAATTTCTGATGGAAATAAAATAGGGGTAATATATGTTGATAGTAAAAGACTCCATAGAATTAAAGAAAAAGATATTACAAATACTTTTGAAATCTTAGCCGGACAGGCTGCGGCTGCAATTCGTAACGCACAACTTTATCAGAGCCAATTAATTTCAAATGCTGCTCTTCAGGAGGCAAATAATCAACTGATTCAGGCTGAAAGAAAAGCTCTGAAGGCTGGTATTGACTCAGAAATCGGTCAATCATTACAAGGATTAGTACATTTAGCTTTGCTAGAAAATGAAAGTTTACTTCGTCTAATCGAAAAGCTTAAAACTGATATTGGAGATAAACGAAGCAACAGAGAGTCACTGTTTTTTGATAGACTGAAATTGAAATCAAAAGTTGCTATTGATAGTATAAGAAGGATTCAGAAATACGCTCAGGTGTTGATGGAAACTGCAGCAATGAATCTAAATAAAGACAGCGGTGATTTGAATAAAACCATACAATCTGTTATCAAATATATTTCTCCGATGAAGAAATTTCAGTTTGTAACTTTTAAAACCCAGCTTAATAATATTCCTGTATGCAGTTATGATTCAGAGCAGATACAGCATTTGTTAGTTCATTTATTTACTAATTCTGTAAATGCAAAGAAAGATGCAACAATAAGTATTCAATCTAATGCTGATGAAAAGTTTATTTATATAATAATTGATGATAATGGACCGGGCATTCCTGATGAAATAAGAAAAAATCTTTTTCAATCATTTGCTCCAAAAGACAACAGTTATGGTTTGTTTTTGTGCAAAAATATTGTAGATAGACATAAAGGTCAGATTAAACTTTTAGATTCAATGATTGGCACAAAATTAGAAATTTCACTACCAGTAGCAGTGTAA
- a CDS encoding DNA alkylation repair protein: protein MNLLEIRRTIKKQANPKQAVILQKFFKTAKGEYGEGDIFYGIKVPIQRTIAKQFRDLSFTDLKSLINSKIHEERLIAAFILVDQYKNGDEKKRKLVFNFYLKNRKGINNWDLVDLSAPQIIGEHLLDKEKSLLYKFALSKDLWEKRIAVLSTFTFIRNHFFEDTLNICEILLNDKHDLIHKAAGWMLREVGKRDLAAEEEFLKKYYKDMPRTMLRYAIEKFPEKKRKAYLEGNI, encoded by the coding sequence ATGAATTTGTTAGAAATTAGACGGACAATAAAAAAACAGGCAAACCCTAAACAGGCTGTTATTCTTCAAAAGTTTTTTAAAACAGCAAAAGGAGAGTATGGCGAAGGTGATATTTTTTATGGAATAAAAGTACCTATTCAGCGAACCATTGCAAAACAATTCAGGGATTTATCATTTACTGACTTGAAATCACTTATCAATTCCAAAATTCATGAAGAAAGATTGATTGCTGCTTTTATTCTTGTTGATCAGTATAAGAATGGTGATGAGAAAAAGAGAAAACTGGTTTTTAATTTTTATCTTAAAAACAGAAAAGGAATAAACAACTGGGATCTTGTTGACCTTTCTGCTCCGCAAATTATTGGAGAACACTTGTTGGATAAAGAGAAAAGCTTGTTATATAAATTTGCACTTTCAAAAGATCTTTGGGAAAAAAGGATAGCTGTTTTATCTACTTTTACATTTATCCGCAATCACTTTTTTGAAGACACTTTAAATATTTGTGAAATTTTACTTAATGATAAACACGATCTGATACATAAAGCTGCCGGATGGATGCTGAGAGAGGTTGGAAAAAGAGATTTAGCTGCTGAAGAAGAATTTTTGAAGAAATATTATAAAGATATGCCAAGAACAATGCTTCGTTATGCAATAGAAAAATTTCCTGAGAAGAAACGTAAAGCTTATCTTGAAGGAAATATTTAA
- a CDS encoding alpha/beta hydrolase — translation MKYLIKTFLFIFLSLQALAQQNLSGIWSGKLELPNSATLTIVFNLKVDSNGIYTTTLDSPDQQAFGIQTESTIIKEDSIFINIPVIKGTYKGKIIFEEKKIDGKWSQGGMNMDLKVTKTEKIEMPKRPQEPREPFPYNTEDVLFENEVDNVVLAGTLTFPKNGNLFPAVILITGSGGQNRDEEIFNHKPFLVIADYLTRNGIAVLRFDDRGVGQSTGKQENSTTEDFAKDVLAGVNFLKERKEIDKTKIGLIGHSEGGLIAPLAAVQSNDISFIILMAGPGVSGYSILALQNELIMRSEGASEDEIQKTLKAQQEVFSILKNSSKDNLEKELRDKLSIEYQSLTDDEKAKLGDSETYINMQTNILTSPWFKYFLNHDPASVLEKVNCPVLAINGENDLQVPPKENLSAIKKALEKGGNRNFEVIELKGLNHLFQTSETGKISEYGQIEETISPLALQTMLDWIKKVLK, via the coding sequence ATGAAATATTTAATAAAAACATTCTTATTTATTTTTTTGTCATTACAAGCACTTGCACAACAGAATCTTAGCGGAATTTGGAGCGGTAAACTTGAACTTCCAAATTCAGCAACCTTAACAATTGTATTTAACCTGAAAGTTGATTCAAACGGAATATACACTACCACGCTTGATAGTCCTGATCAACAAGCATTTGGAATACAAACTGAAAGCACTATAATAAAAGAAGATTCTATATTTATTAACATTCCGGTTATAAAAGGTACCTATAAAGGTAAAATAATCTTTGAAGAAAAAAAGATAGATGGTAAATGGAGTCAGGGTGGAATGAATATGGATCTTAAGGTAACGAAAACTGAAAAAATTGAAATGCCCAAAAGACCACAAGAACCGAGGGAGCCTTTCCCGTATAATACAGAAGATGTACTATTTGAAAATGAAGTTGACAATGTAGTTCTTGCAGGCACATTAACTTTTCCTAAGAATGGTAATTTATTTCCTGCTGTTATTTTAATCACTGGCTCAGGCGGACAGAATCGAGATGAAGAGATATTTAATCATAAACCATTCTTAGTTATTGCTGATTATCTGACTAGAAATGGAATTGCAGTTTTAAGGTTTGATGACCGCGGTGTCGGACAATCAACTGGAAAGCAAGAAAATTCAACCACCGAAGACTTTGCAAAAGATGTTTTAGCAGGAGTAAATTTTCTTAAAGAAAGAAAAGAAATTGATAAGACTAAAATTGGATTGATAGGACACAGCGAGGGTGGATTAATCGCACCATTAGCAGCAGTGCAAAGTAATGATATTTCTTTCATTATACTGATGGCTGGCCCTGGCGTTTCAGGTTATTCTATTCTGGCACTTCAGAATGAATTAATTATGCGAAGTGAAGGAGCAAGCGAAGATGAAATCCAGAAAACATTAAAAGCCCAGCAGGAAGTTTTTTCGATTCTGAAAAACAGCTCTAAAGATAATTTAGAAAAAGAACTCAGAGATAAATTAAGTATAGAATATCAATCACTAACTGATGATGAGAAAGCTAAGCTCGGTGATTCTGAGACTTATATTAATATGCAGACTAATATTTTAACAAGTCCTTGGTTTAAATATTTTTTAAACCATGATCCAGCTTCTGTTCTGGAAAAAGTAAATTGTCCGGTTCTTGCAATAAACGGAGAAAATGATTTACAGGTTCCACCAAAAGAAAATTTATCAGCAATTAAAAAAGCTCTTGAAAAAGGAGGCAATAGGAATTTTGAAGTAATAGAGTTAAAAGGATTGAATCATTTGTTTCAAACCTCTGAAACAGGAAAAATATCAGAGTATGGGCAAATTGAAGAAACGATTTCTCCTTTAGCATTACAGACAATGTTAGATTGGATCAAAAAAGTTTTAAAGTAA
- a CDS encoding DUF2905 domain-containing protein, with translation MNNIQKIIIIIGVVIVFVGLTWQWISKLPFGKLPGDIIVDKPSFKLFFPITSMIILSILVSLIIWIIKKFF, from the coding sequence ATGAATAACATTCAAAAAATAATAATAATTATCGGAGTAGTAATTGTTTTTGTCGGATTAACCTGGCAGTGGATCTCAAAATTGCCATTTGGCAAATTGCCAGGTGATATTATAGTTGATAAGCCAAGTTTTAAACTATTCTTCCCAATCACATCAATGATTATATTAAGCATACTTGTATCTTTAATTATATGGATAATCAAAAAATTTTTTTAA